DNA sequence from the Arthrobacter sp. V1I9 genome:
TTGACGTTGTAGGGCACAACTTTCAGGACTTTGTAGGCCCGCGCGAAGGGAGTGTCCACCAGCTGCGGCGCGCAGATATAGGCGATGTGTTCATCCACCAGATGCCCGCCCAACTGCAGTGCGACATCGGCCACGAGTCCCGCGCGGATGACGGCGCCGTCGGGCTCGTACAGGTAACCCTCCACCCGACCCACGGGGGCGGCGGGACCGGCCCCGAAATCCTCCCCGCTGGTGAGCTCAGCCGCACCCTCTGGACCCAGGACCAGCGCAGCCCGGCGGACGCCCGGGCGCTGCACGGCGTTGAACCACAGCGCCACTTCGGTGACATCCCCGGCCACGGAAACCCACTGGGCCTCGCAGCCGGCCGGAACGGAGTCATGGGGCATCCCCGGCCCCATCTTCACACCGACCGCCCGGCCGGACGCAGCAAGGGACTGGACAAAGGACAGCGGCGGCGAAAAGGCCTCCGGGTCCCAGATGCGCTTGGTGCCGGACGTGGAGGTGACCCGCCGCGCAGGATCCAGCCAGACGCCGTCGATTCCGTCCAGCGGAACAGCGGTGGCATCTGCATGGACCACCGTCGCATTGGAAAAGGGGATGAGGTTCACAGTGGCGCAGGCGGCAGTGGTCTCGTC
Encoded proteins:
- a CDS encoding class I SAM-dependent methyltransferase; the encoded protein is MPQAPQDQIAPLLTPEGWELLASLGPYQEDKSFELNSALRKAGHSPALVSAVLTQSRLRTKAEGKFGEFARSMLFTQAGLEQATRLNVAARHAQRFAEAGISHVADLGCGLAADSLALASMDINVTAVEMDETTAACATVNLIPFSNATVVHADATAVPLDGIDGVWLDPARRVTSTSGTKRIWDPEAFSPPLSFVQSLAASGRAVGVKMGPGMPHDSVPAGCEAQWVSVAGDVTEVALWFNAVQRPGVRRAALVLGPEGAAELTSGEDFGAGPAAPVGRVEGYLYEPDGAVIRAGLVADVALQLGGHLVDEHIAYICAPQLVDTPFARAYKVLKVVPYNVKALKAWVKAEGIGVLDIKKRGTAVTPEELRKQLLPGGKNTGGKNAGGKNAGKKGGNKTATLVLTRIGEDRVAIVVEPV